A part of Prinia subflava isolate CZ2003 ecotype Zambia unplaced genomic scaffold, Cam_Psub_1.2 scaffold_98_NEW, whole genome shotgun sequence genomic DNA contains:
- the LOC134546490 gene encoding feather keratin Cos2-2-like yields the protein MSCSEKCQQCRPCEPCCQSCGPCPLASSCNECCVRQCQSSHVVIQPPAVLVTFPGPILSSSPQNTAVGSSTSAAVGNILSCEGVPISSGGFDISCITNCYGGSRCCRPC from the coding sequence ATGTCCTGCTCGGAGAAGTGCCAGCAGTGCCGGCCCTGCGAGCCTTGCTGCCAGTcctgcggcccctgcccgctggccagcagctgcaatgagtgctgtgtcaggcagtgccagagctcccaCGTTGTCATCCAGCcgcctgctgtgctggtgacctTCCCCGgccccatcctcagctcctccccacaGAACACTGCCgtgggatcctccacctctgctgctgttggcaacatcctcagctgtgagggagtgcccatcagctctgggggcttTGACATCTCCTGCATCACCAACTGCTATGGTGGCAGCAGATGTTGTCGTCCCTGCTAA